In Planctomycetota bacterium, the genomic window CAAAGAAGCAAAGGTGCAAAGACCGAGCAAAGAGAAGAGCCGGTGGATTGACGATCGGATGAGCTTCTCGCTGTAGGCAACCTTTGCTCTGACTTTGTCTCTTTGCTTCTTTGCGTTTCCCTGCAGCTTATTCAAACCGCAACGACTCCACCGGCCTCTGCCTCGCGGCGAGCAGCGCCGGAATCGTCGCGCCGACGATGCTGCTGACGATGGCCGCGGCGAAGATGACGCCGGCTTCGAGCGGACGGACCGTGTTGGGGATCTTGTCGAACATGTACGTGTCCGCCGCCCAGATCTGGACGTCGAGGAGCGTGCCCATCGCGTCGTGGATCTCGTTGATGTAGAAGACGATGAGCCCGCCCAGCACGATGCCCAGCCCGCCGCCGACCAGGCCGATGACCGCGCCGTAGCCGAGGAAGACGCCCGCGATGCCGGTGCTGGTCGCGCCGACACTCTTGAGGATGCCGATGTCGCGCGTCTTCTCCTTCACGATCATGTAGAAGACGCACAAAATCAGGCCGACGGTCACCATGCTGATGAACGAAAAGAGCGTCACGACGAGCGCTCGTTCTTTCTCAACGGCCGCGAGGAATTGACCCACGGATGGCTGTCGGTCCCAGCTGTCAATGTCGAGCAAAAGATACTGTTGCCCGCCGCCGGGGATCGCCCCGTAGACGTCCGAGGCGACGGCGTCGATCTTGTCGCGCATCGCGTAGAGGTCTTGGCCTTCGTCCAGGCTGATGTGCAGCTTGGTCGTCCGTGCGGGCAGCGTGACGGGCTCGCCAAGGAACTCGCCGGTCTCGGGGTCGATGCCTTCTGGGTAGATCTCGGTGGCGTCCATCCGCAGCTGGTTTTGCAGCAGATCAAAGTCGACGTAGACGGTGTTCTTGTCGGCCTCGAAGATGCCGGTGCGGCTGTTATCGACGATCCACGCGGAAAACTCCGCCTTCTGCCGCTCGACGTCGACGGCCGCGCCTTCGGGGTCGGGGGCGAGCAGGAGGAAGCGGATCGGGATCGCCTGGTCGGGCCAGAGGCCTTGCCAGCGGTTGTCGAGCTTGCCGATGCCGAGGATGCGCGAGCCGACGATCGCCCCGGGATACGTCGCCGGATCCGGCCCACGTCCACTGCCCCGCCGCTGTGGGACGGACTGCTGGTACAGCTCGTCCGACCAAGGCAGATCGAACGTCGGCCGGACCGTCTCGCCCGCCCACTGACGGACGCGGGCGATGAGTGCGTCGCGGTAGAACGCCTCGTCCTCGGGCTCGATGAGCCCCCGCTGCACCGCCGACGCCGCCCGACCGGGAGCCGTGCGTTCCCAGTCGGCGAGCGGCTCTGTGGGCGAGGTTTCCGGGTTGTTCAGGTAGAGCGAGTCGGTAAAGCCGTTGACCAGCCCGATGCGGTCGATCGGCAAACCGACGACTCGGACGGCCTCCTGGAAGCTGTTGTTGATGCTCACCACGCCGTACGACTCGATCGTCGGCACGGCCGCCTTCACGCCCGGGATCTGCTCCACGGCCTCGGCCAGCTTTTCGTAGTTCTCAAACCCAGCCAGCCCACGGCTCCGCACGACGACATCGCCGCTGAGGCCTTTGAAGGTGCCGCGGAACATGTCGAGCCACCCGCTCATCACGCTGATGACGACCAGCACGAGCGCCGTGCAGGCCGTGACGGCAATCACACTCACCCAAGCGATCCGCCGCTTGGCCAAGTACTTCGAGATGAGCAGAGGAATGTACAAGGTCCAGTAGGGTGGGCCCTGGCCCACCATCGGTGTGTAGTTGGTGCCAGAGGTGGGCCCGGGCCCACCCAACGACTGCGGTTTCATCAACGGAAACGCGAGCACATCCCGAATCGACGGCTGCCCCAGCAGCAGCATGACGAGCCGATCGACGCCGAGGCCCATACCGCCGGCGGGTGGCATGCCGACCTTGAGGGCGTGGAGGAAGTCGTGGTCGACCTTCTGGCGTTCGCCCTCGTCTTCCACGGCCTGCTCCTGGAAGAGACGGGCTTGCACGTCGGGGTCGTTGAGCTCGGTGTACCCCGGCGAAATCTCCTGCCCGCCGATGGCGAGCTCGTAGACGTCGCAGAAATAGGGGTCATCCTCGCAGGGGCGGGCGAGGGGGATGATGTCGCTCGGAACACGCGTGACGAAGACTGGCTCGCTCAGGTTCGGCTCTACAAACTTCTCGAACAGCGAGACAAGTTCTGCCGACGGAGTTGTCCCCAATCGTAATTGCTTGATCCCGCTAACCTTTTGTCGCATCGACTCGAGAAAATCCGGCATCTGCGGCAGAATGCCGCGAAAGATTTCAACATCTTCTGCTCGTAGGTTGGATCGTACGGCTGGATCTAACTTAGCCAGTGCCGATTCGAACTCACTAGGGGCCGGTAGACTCTTGACAACCTCGCGGATGGTGTCATCAACGGTTAAGAACAATGCATCTGCAAACGTCGGATCGCTCTCCTGTAGAAACTGCTTTTCGAACCGGTACCCAAGCGTTTCTTCAACCAGTGTGACCATGGTGGCCCGCCGCCACGGTCGCTTGCCGAGGTCGACTTCCTTCTCGCCAATCGTGATCTTCGTCGTCCCCAGCACCTCCATCGCCACGGTGCAGATCATGTCCTCCACCAGCTCCGCCATCGTCTCCCAGTTGCCGTAGGCCTCGTAGGCCTCGAGCATGGTGAACTCGGGGTTGTGCTTCGGGCTGACGCCTTCGTTGCGGAAGTTGCGGTTGATCTCGAACACTTTCGGCATCCCGCCCACCAGCAGCCGTTTGAGGTAGAGCTCCGGGGCAATCCGGAGGAACAAGTCCATCCCGTAGGCATTGTGCTTGGTCTCGAACGGCCTGGCCGCGGCGCCGCCGTGGATGGGTTGGAGCATCGGCGTCTCGACCTCGACGAAGCCGCGCTTCTTGAGGTAGTTCCGCATCGCGTCGATGATCGCGAACCGCTTCTGCATCACGTCCATCGAC contains:
- a CDS encoding amino acid--tRNA ligase-related protein — encoded protein: DPGFAITAKSLALPPDKHKGLADPELRYRQRYVDLWANPESMDVMQKRFAIIDAMRNYLKKRGFVEVETPMLQPIHGGAAARPFETKHNAYGMDLFLRIAPELYLKRLLVGGMPKVFEINRNFRNEGVSPKHNPEFTMLEAYEAYGNWETMAELVEDMICTVAMEVLGTTKITIGEKEVDLGKRPWRRATMVTLVEETLGYRFEKQFLQESDPTFADALFLTVDDTIREVVKSLPAPSEFESALAKLDPAVRSNLRAEDVEIFRGILPQMPDFLESMRQKVSGIKQLRLGTTPSAELVSLFEKFVEPNLSEPVFVTRVPSDIIPLARPCEDDPYFCDVYELAIGGQEISPGYTELNDPDVQARLFQEQAVEDEGERQKVDHDFLHALKVGMPPAGGMGLGVDRLVMLLLGQPSIRDVLAFPLMKPQSLGGPGPTSGTNYTPMVGQGPPYWTLYIPLLISKYLAKRRIAWVSVIAVTACTALVLVVISVMSGWLDMFRGTFKGLSGDVVVRSRGLAGFENYEKLAEAVEQIPGVKAAVPTIESYGVVSINNSFQEAVRVVGLPIDRIGLVNGFTDSLYLNNPETSPTEPLADWERTAPGRAASAVQRGLIEPEDEAFYRDALIARVRQWAGETVRPTFDLPWSDELYQQSVPQRRGSGRGPDPATYPGAIVGSRILGIGKLDNRWQGLWPDQAIPIRFLLLAPDPEGAAVDVERQKAEFSAWIVDNSRTGIFEADKNTVYVDFDLLQNQLRMDATEIYPEGIDPETGEFLGEPVTLPARTTKLHISLDEGQDLYAMRDKIDAVASDVYGAIPGGGQQYLLLDIDSWDRQPSVGQFLAAVEKERALVVTLFSFISMVTVGLILCVFYMIVKEKTRDIGILKSVGATSTGIAGVFLGYGAVIGLVGGGLGIVLGGLIVFYINEIHDAMGTLLDVQIWAADTYMFDKIPNTVRPLEAGVIFAAAIVSSIVGATIPALLAARQRPVESLRFE